A window of Populus trichocarpa isolate Nisqually-1 chromosome 17, P.trichocarpa_v4.1, whole genome shotgun sequence genomic DNA:
TCTTCAAAAACAGcttaataatcaataaaaatgaaatctttTCGTTAGCCCTCTAATCAAGCACATTCAAAAATCAAGCCAAAGTTCCTAACTTTAAATAGAAACCAAAGGAAAATGGAAATAAATGATGGAATCTAACCTGTCAGCAGAGTCTTGAACCACCTCAGCAGCTGAGAATAAGGGGTCAGATTCCCATTCATGAAAACTTGATGCCATTTATTGagcctaagaaaaaaaacccaacaaaagtTCACATAAAAAAGCTTAAAGGCTGCACCTTTAAATAATGATGATCTTTAACAAATGAAGAAAGTGAAAGACATGATACAAATGGAGAATAGAAATGGGTTTTTGCAaacttactctctctctctctctctctctttgaaGTTAAAATGGAAATGGGTTTCTCTTtctgtagagagagagagagatacttATGAGTTTGTATGGTAAGATTTAGGTTTCACAGAGGATGAAGATGGTGGTGCAAAAAGGCAGAGCAAAAAGAAGGAAAGGTAAGGGAAAGCATAGATTTGAGGTCTTTTGGTCATTTTAATTTACAGATAGATTGTCTATCTGTGAGTTTCTTTTATTGGATTAAccatttttactgtttttttttttatttgttgctcttgtgatgatattttattagaatCAAAGTACAGCAGactattttcaaatttaaaaccacggatgaaattagaaatttCTGCTTGGAAGGGGTCAGGTACAAGAAgacaaaaataacttaaaattgttaattttcttttttccaactttttttccttattaatttttaagtgttttttttagaattataaacGGAGAGTGATCGAATTGAAAAGGTAAATGATTTCTAGTTATCTATTACCCTATATTGAacataaaccaattaaatgaaaaaaaaaaggatagaggGTTTGTTGGTAAGTTAAACTATTTTCAAggtatttattctttttatattatacaattttgtttttatgatattgCATTTTGTATCatttaataattcaataaattcctgatctttgcttcaatcaaattgaatttaaaatgaaaataaagaaatatcaaagaaattaaaaataaatttttaatattgtacTAGTAGAGACAGAGAAACATATTTtcctatataatttttcttaaacgtAAAAAGTTCacttaaaaactatttaaaaaacaaatttattttatatttctgtcATTGTCTCAATttctttaactaaatatatttatatcccTTTTATATCTACATTTTCTATCCTAAAGGCTAAAACACTAAtcaaagattattattattatatgatcATGGAGGTTCAATACTAGGTCTATTAAAATCGTACCAATTAACCATTGTCTTCAATTGCTAACAAAAAGTGTTTTAGTGTGTGACGTGGGGTTCTTATATTACATGAAGCTGAAAAATTGTCACTTTTCTCCCAAAGTGTGGGATGGTCAATCTGCCTTTTTTTCGCTCCCCTTTCTGAATCAACTCAAGTGATTTTTGTCAGCATATAACCTAACCATGTATATTGTATAGGACAAGCTCAGCCTATGAGGTACTTCATGCCATAAATCATGCCTCTTGTTTGTATAGCAACAATGAAGCCAGTCcttcaaacataaaattgaatatatatattcagaatCTCGTACCAAGAAAGAAAGCACACCCGAAATTAAGATTATCCTACAAGgacataaaagagaaaaagaggagAACACTTGATGAATTCAGGTATCAAACATCAAGAGCTTTAACTAAGATAGTAGAACAATTATTCATTATACTAGAAATATTAGGACAAGAAAGAGATGGGAAAAGAGAAGGTTAAAAGTTATCGTGTGCTACGCTATCCATAATTCTAAGCATCAGCATTCATGTATTCTGGCATGGGATTCGATGTAGAATCTATTAATACTTTTAAGTTCTGTAAGTAAATCCTTGTTTTGATGAACATGGACAACCATGTCACAGTAGATGTCATGTTTGCTTTTGTGCCCTTGGACATGTTGAATTCATGGAGGAAAGCTTGATACACATATCCATGGTTCTTCAAGAGATCGATGGATGAAGAGGCTTCCATCTTCCTTGGCATAAAGAAGTTGAATCACCTCCAAGAATAAAAGGCCCTGTGCCCTCAGAATTTCAAAGATTTTGTAAGAGCTCTGTCTGCCTCTAGGAATGTGTATGGCAGTGGGCGTATAGGGTTGACACTAGAGTACCGAGGCAGTTAAGCGGAAGTGCTTGGTAGTTCAGTACTTCTGTGTAACATTCTTTCATATGAGCACTAGGCAAAGAACTATACTTACCAAgacaacaaatcataaaaaagagtGCAACTTGGAACACTGGGAAGTGTAAGTATGCACATGAAGCATTTAGCAAGGCATTTATACCATCACACTGACATACTCATGAAATATACATAGGAAGATTTTTCTCGTCCCCACAATGTGGTGACAGAATTGCATCTGTTaactgaaagaaaaattatatttagtttcAAGGCCAAGTACACACGGAGGAGGTAAATCTGATGGACCTTGCAACCTCGCATTAACTATAGAAGATAAGAACGGATGtcaaaagaattattcaaaggaatgtttaagaaattttaaCCCATGACTTTTGGGCGCCAACCGGCAATGACATCCTCTGGCAAAGCACGTGTGTTAACAAATGAATCCCTGGAGAAGATTTCCTGAATAACAGAAATTTAGCATTGTCAAAAACCAGACATCATTATACAGAATACAAGATGGCTATGATTATACTAAACCAGTAATCCGCAGAACTATACTTCTATCGATAGTTTAAACACAGAATTAACGTCATAAACCATGCATCAAAATAACCAGTTGCTCAAGCATATTGAGTCCAATGTCTATGCCAGTTGCTCATTCGGAGAATAGGATTTTGCATGTACTTGGTAATGTGACATTCAAGTTTACTCGTTAAGTATCTGGCAGGTAGCAAGAGGAAAAGTACCTAAACTACATGACATTGTTTATATATGTTCCCAAGGAAACAGTACACCTCTTAACCAAATAGGGGTAAGAACTTGAAGTCATGAAGACAACACTGCATGATTACAGTGAGTTCTGAGGCAAGCTTATTGATTCATTAGAAGCAGAATTTGCAAGGCCAACTGTGGACTTTGACATGAAACCTATACTTATCTTCAAAATTCATATTCTATGGTCTTTTCCCAAGTAATATACTTATTTATTCTTTGTAACGAATGAACAATGTAGTGATAGGACAGCAGCTCCATGAAAAGCACTCCCAAATGAACCTAAGCTATGAAACAAAgcccccaaaaaaaaatggagcatGATGGAAGTCATAAAGGCGAAACAAGCAACTTCAACCGAGGAAGAGGAGTGAGGGAGGGGAAGATGCCTATGTAACAGTGGTGCAATAGCAAATGTTACGGGTAAAAGACCATGGACAAAGTCTGCATTCATTGGCTGCACAAAACATGTTCACATATGTAACACACCATATCAGAGGATTAGCTTATAGGAGATACCTTCAAGTAGGATTTGACGTAGGGAAGTGACTCTGGAACTGACCAGTTCTTATAATGCCCAAGAGCAATCTCTAGATGGTACAGCTTCGGTCCAAGGGCCAAATCAGCTGCAGAAACTTTTTCCCCGTTGATAAAAGGGCCCTTCAAAGGAGAGAAGACAAACAATCATATAAATCAGTAAAAAGAACCATCAGATTCCAAATTGGACAATGCATaaagaaatttttgaaaaacaaagtattagaTCGAAGCAACAGAGGCCTACAGATAAAATGTCATTGCTCAACCAATTGTTTCAAACAAATGCATTTTAAAGTCTTGAAAGCAGCACCAACACTGTCATTTACGACTTCAGAACTCAAGAAGAATTTCTATGTTCAGGAAATATGAGAATCCAAAGCAATTTACATTgctataaaaatatgaataggCATCTCCGTTGCAATCAGATTAATCCTTCACATGCTTAAGCTGATTATAACATTAAAAGGATGACATCATTgcagttctttttttcttttcttttttccttttttcttcagtGTCACAAGGTTAGCTGACCACCAGAACTTCAAGGTAGATAAGGACATACATTCTCTTTGATATGATCGTTAAAAGCACTAAGCTCATCGAGCAATGCCTGCTCTGTTCCATCACCAGGGTCTTTGCTTTTAAGAAATCCAATAAATGTGGAGAAGATCTTTGAGCCACTGCAttgaaatagataaataaaatcaataacataaaacCTCAACTAAGATATGAAACTTGGGATCTACTATGTTGTTGTGGACTTCTAGCAAAAATAACATTCAAAGTAAAAACGCCGAACATACTCAACTCAGTCTAACTAAACTTTATTCCCTAAGTAGTAGTCAGAGAATTCTTcctctcaaatttttatcatttatccCAAACTTTTTGCAAGCTGTTTTAACAGTAGATCAGTTTTTGCCACTTCCACAACATCACTTTGGTGTACCTTTGATATTTCTGGCTACTACTATTCATAACACCAACTGTGGATTGTCAAAAGTATCAGTGcaatcaaaaataaaaccaaGGGATCTGGTTCTGATCAATAAGATTTGGACTAAAAATGAACTCAGCCTCATTTGCAATGGAATCCACCTCATTAGCAACAGAACCAATGACCAAGACTTGTATTGATAATGAAATATAGCAATTACTTGAGCAAACAACCTCAAATGCAATGCCTTCTACATTGGAAGCTGAGAATGATAAAGGGGGAAGGGAAATATAAAGGATTCTGCATCTAGGCATAAGAAACACTTTTTGCACCCTCGAAAAGGTTGTGAACAAGTAGATAGGTAGTCTGGTGGAGTCAGCAATTTCAGCATTCCAATATGGAAAGTTCAAGCTAGAAAACTCTAGTAAAATATAATACTCTCCAAAAACCTCAAAGGTGGCAATTCAACAAACATTGACTCTAAACAAACCATTCACTATAGTTGCATCTGACTTAATCAGAAGTTCAAACATGACGACAGTCCCAGATTTTCTTTAccagaagaaaataatttttaaatgattttgatttttataagtgGAATTTTATGTTTCCACCACCATCAATCCCCCGCAatcccctcctcctccttctcacAAATAAATCAGTAAATTtaaagttatcacataaaatgGAAGCACCAAAAACATTATTAGGTCAGAAAGTAAAAGTGacagtggtaatttctgtagcACTGAATGTAAAACATACACTGAAGCCTTTTCAGGTGGAATTGCCAATGGTGGATCTGGAAACTTTTCTTCCAATGCTTGTGTGATAACATCTGAATCTGAAACCCAGTTCTCCTCAAACTTTATCACAGGAACTTTACCATCTGGGTTTAGTTTCAAGAACCTATATCAAAGAAGAAACATAACTGATAAAACAAATGGTCAAATACAAACCAAGTAGACAAAACAGAGTAATATAGTTATCCACCATCacttgcttttcttcttcttcaatgcCTTTGATTAAAACCATGGAACTGCCTTTATTTTGACCAATGTGGGTTGAATT
This region includes:
- the LOC18099386 gene encoding glutathione S-transferase DHAR3, chloroplastic, encoding MSTARIQPTVTAACVLSSTIKHHFGLTSLRLPTNHSAAFRRQRIKRNLTVSMSATSVSEPLEICVKASLTVPDKLGDCPFCQRVLLTLEEKNLPYDMKFVDLGNKPEWFLKLNPDGKVPVIKFEENWVSDSDVITQALEEKFPDPPLAIPPEKASVGSKIFSTFIGFLKSKDPGDGTEQALLDELSAFNDHIKENGPFINGEKVSAADLALGPKLYHLEIALGHYKNWSVPESLPYVKSYLKEIFSRDSFVNTRALPEDVIAGWRPKVMG